From one Candidatus Saganbacteria bacterium genomic stretch:
- a CDS encoding nucleotide pyrophosphohydrolase produces the protein MKDFDRLVKVVQTLRKKCPWDKKQTHKSLKPYMVEETNEAIEAIDEGDPRKLCEELGDQLLHIVMHAEMAREEKAFSMEDIINGICAKMMRRHPHVFSKDKKYKNISVKKVLKLWEEIKKNER, from the coding sequence ATGAAGGATTTCGATAGGCTTGTTAAGGTCGTCCAAACCCTTCGCAAAAAGTGCCCCTGGGACAAAAAGCAAACACATAAATCACTTAAGCCGTACATGGTCGAAGAGACCAATGAAGCGATAGAGGCGATTGATGAAGGGGACCCCCGAAAACTTTGCGAAGAGCTCGGCGACCAGCTTTTGCATATTGTTATGCATGCGGAGATGGCGCGGGAAGAAAAAGCTTTTTCCATGGAAGACATAATAAACGGGATCTGCGCAAAAATGATGCGCCGCCATCCGCATGTTTTTTCGAAAGACAAAAAGTATAAGAATATCAGCGTAAAGAAAGTGTTAAAACTTTGGGAGGAGATCAAAAAAAATGAAAGATAA